From the genome of Ciona intestinalis chromosome 4, KH, whole genome shotgun sequence:
AATCAATGCAAGATGCCTAGTTACATATTAAGTTAGATTCGACactaaaaatattacagtattaaaaaaataccttgATGGAAATGACAAAGTGTCCTGTGTTTTTGAGGAAGTGATGAGCATTCAAAGCTACAATACGAGTTTGATCGGGTTGAGCTACATCAGCAAATATGGTATCAACCATACCTGTATGGTAACAAAATAAGTTAGAGAATCTAGACATATGTCATAATATAATGGCTTTCACCTCCATGCAAACCAAACAATTCATTGCTAACCCTATGCCTAACTATTTTTTGCTGACTAGAATTGCTGATACACATGCACTGCCACTGGCTAATATATCATACCAACAAGCATCCTGTATTTGTGTGGATGTCTTGCATCTTCAATGATGGGAATAATGTTTGTTCGTTTCTTCGCAACATTGATCAGATCACGACCGGATCTATGTGAGAATTCCACAGCATACACCAATCCTTCCTAAAACATAGAGTAACACATAACATAACAAATATAGTATTTCTAAATCGATTTAACAGTTCAGTCCAGACGGTACTGAAATTTCTTAATACTTTATTAACATACCGGGCCAACAATATCAGAAACATGTGAAACAGTGGTGCCAGATGCAGCTCCAAGGTAAAGAACTTTAGATCCTGGTTTGATATGAATCGCTTCAATGCCACCAAGCACAGCAGCAGCAAGTTTAGATCTGAATGGATTCCACGCTCTGTACTCAGTCTTGGCTCCTTCAAGCTggaacaaaaaattgttttagtaAAGGATATTACAAAATGCAGAGCTTTTTATGCACAAGACAACCAAGTGGTAAGTTGGAGGATGGCTGTATAACTGCCCTCTGATACCTAAAATTGTGGCGGTGTTAAACTTGGGGCAAATGCATACTAGATGCCAAACACTAAAGCCAACAAATTGGAAAGAATATTAGCAATTAAAGTGGTAAACGAAATCACGAAATATACATAATACTGCAGAGTGGTGCAAACAGTTTATAATCTCGTACTTCAACTTCAATTTTCTTCTCTCCATACACAGTATCCCCAGGAACTAAGTTCTTTGTAACA
Proteins encoded in this window:
- the LOC100186181 gene encoding rRNA 2'-O-methyltransferase fibrillarin, encoding MGRPGFSPRGGGRGGGRGGGFGRGGRGGGRGGGRGGFGGGRGGGGGFGGRGRGGGRGRGGGRGRGGFRGGNSTMVEPHRHSGIFIARGKEDALVTKNLVPGDTVYGEKKIEVELEGAKTEYRAWNPFRSKLAAAVLGGIEAIHIKPGSKVLYLGAASGTTVSHVSDIVGPEGLVYAVEFSHRSGRDLINVAKKRTNIIPIIEDARHPHKYRMLVGMVDTIFADVAQPDQTRIVALNAHHFLKNTGHFVISIKASCIDSTAKPEAVFASEVKKMQGEKMKPQEQMTLEPYERDHAVVVGIYRPPPKNKK